A portion of the Stigmatella aurantiaca DW4/3-1 genome contains these proteins:
- a CDS encoding 2OG-Fe(II) oxygenase, translating into MRPIYSGSAEIVREAADVRTSLPCFLLRGVFSRSECLRLIEEAEGAGFQATGGDYPPSYRDNDRQVHDDGALAEAVFTRLRPFLPERLVDAEGEAWRLRGLNPRFRFCRYRGGQRFCIHRDGAYAPSPSVRSHLTCMLYLNDAEDFSGGATRYYAERSEGSELLGAVRPQAGTLIVFDHALWHDGEAVSAGTKYVLRTDVLYEREASTHGARADLPANVLTGHQGYVWSVLARRDGTLATASRDGTVRLWRLSEGRWAPEAVLTGHTASAVALAEDTQGRLWSASRDRTVRRWEGGTSHIVGRHEGAVLSLAPLEDGRVASGGADGVIRLWSSAGTPPEVLRGHTGWVWALAPLPGGGLASASEDGTVRLWQTAPAREAAPPTPTGAPVRALAVLPTGGLVSGHATGELTLWALAFTPHPTLQALRSQRIHAGAVCALAALDQGVLASGGEDDGLHLTRLPDFTALGRFHHAGFVRGLAVLPNGQLASACYDTTVRLWHAPAPGLGMA; encoded by the coding sequence ATGCGACCAATTTACTCCGGTTCCGCAGAGATCGTCCGCGAGGCGGCCGACGTCCGGACGTCCCTGCCCTGCTTCCTGCTCCGAGGGGTGTTCTCCCGGAGCGAATGCCTGCGCCTCATCGAGGAGGCGGAAGGCGCGGGTTTCCAGGCCACCGGAGGGGATTACCCACCCTCCTACCGGGACAACGACCGGCAGGTTCATGACGACGGGGCGCTCGCGGAGGCGGTCTTCACGCGCCTCCGGCCGTTCCTCCCCGAGCGGCTGGTGGACGCCGAGGGAGAGGCCTGGCGGCTGAGGGGGCTCAACCCGCGCTTCCGCTTCTGCCGCTACCGGGGAGGCCAGCGCTTCTGCATCCATCGGGATGGCGCCTATGCGCCCAGCCCGTCGGTGCGCTCTCACCTGACGTGCATGCTCTACCTCAATGACGCCGAGGACTTTTCAGGTGGAGCGACCCGCTATTACGCCGAACGGTCCGAGGGGTCCGAGTTGCTGGGCGCGGTCCGTCCCCAGGCGGGCACCCTCATCGTCTTCGACCATGCGCTCTGGCACGATGGCGAGGCGGTCTCCGCGGGGACCAAATATGTCCTGCGGACCGATGTCCTCTATGAGCGTGAGGCCTCCACCCACGGCGCGCGGGCCGATCTCCCAGCCAATGTCCTCACCGGCCACCAAGGATACGTCTGGAGTGTGCTGGCGCGCCGGGATGGCACCCTGGCCACGGCTTCCCGCGATGGCACCGTGCGGCTGTGGCGCCTTTCGGAAGGACGGTGGGCCCCCGAGGCTGTGCTGACCGGTCACACCGCCTCGGCCGTCGCCCTGGCGGAGGACACCCAGGGCCGACTCTGGAGCGCTTCGCGCGACCGGACCGTCCGCCGCTGGGAAGGTGGCACCTCCCACATCGTGGGGCGCCATGAGGGGGCCGTGTTGAGCCTGGCCCCGCTCGAGGACGGGCGCGTGGCGAGCGGCGGGGCGGATGGGGTCATCCGGCTGTGGTCCTCCGCGGGGACGCCTCCTGAAGTCCTGCGAGGCCATACGGGCTGGGTCTGGGCCCTGGCGCCTCTGCCGGGAGGGGGGCTCGCTTCGGCTTCCGAGGATGGAACGGTGCGCCTGTGGCAAACCGCCCCCGCCCGCGAAGCCGCGCCGCCCACGCCGACAGGCGCCCCGGTCCGCGCCCTCGCCGTGCTGCCAACGGGGGGCCTCGTCTCGGGCCACGCCACGGGCGAGCTGACCCTCTGGGCGCTCGCCTTCACCCCTCACCCCACCCTTCAGGCCCTGCGCTCCCAGCGCATCCACGCGGGGGCGGTGTGCGCCCTGGCCGCCCTGGACCAGGGAGTCTTAGCCAGCGGTGGAGAAGACGACGGCCTCCACCTCACCCGCCTGCCAGACTTCACCGCCCTCGGCCGCTTCCACCACGCGGGCTTCGTCCGCGGGCTGGCCGTGCTGCCCAACGGCCAGCTCGCGAGCGCCTGCTACGACACCACCGTGCGGCTGTGGCACGCCCCCGCCCCCGGCCTCGGAATGGCCTGA
- a CDS encoding SAM-dependent methyltransferase produces MVGTPPTMGKPYRPKDHYFQKAKQEGLRARSAFKVDEILRRFPVVKKGGVVLDLGAAPGGFLQILADTVGLSGRVIGVDIVAIRPFPQKHVTTAVLDVLADDFDARLRALYEGPLDAVISDMAPKTSGIKATDEARSLRLAGKALEVAVERGRPGSSFVAKLFMGGDFEAFRDQVRASYDEVKVVRPEATRGASMEVYLVGLRLKAAAPPSAAAP; encoded by the coding sequence ATGGTAGGGACCCCTCCAACCATGGGCAAGCCCTACCGTCCGAAAGACCACTATTTCCAGAAAGCCAAACAAGAGGGGCTCCGCGCCAGGTCCGCCTTCAAAGTCGACGAAATTTTAAGGCGCTTCCCGGTCGTGAAGAAAGGGGGGGTGGTGCTGGACCTTGGCGCTGCTCCCGGGGGCTTCTTGCAGATTCTCGCCGACACCGTGGGCCTGTCCGGACGGGTCATCGGCGTGGACATCGTCGCCATTCGCCCGTTCCCCCAGAAGCACGTGACGACGGCGGTGCTGGACGTGCTGGCGGACGACTTCGACGCGCGGCTGCGGGCGCTGTACGAGGGGCCGCTCGACGCGGTCATCTCGGACATGGCGCCCAAGACGAGCGGCATCAAGGCGACGGACGAGGCGCGCAGCCTGCGGCTCGCGGGCAAGGCGCTGGAGGTGGCGGTGGAAAGAGGCCGGCCCGGTTCGAGCTTCGTGGCCAAGCTCTTCATGGGCGGCGACTTCGAGGCATTTCGCGACCAGGTGCGCGCCAGCTACGACGAGGTCAAGGTGGTCCGGCCCGAGGCCACGCGCGGGGCCAGCATGGAGGTGTACTTGGTGGGCCTGCGCTTGAAGGCCGCCGCCCCCCCGTCCGCCGCCGCGCCCTGA
- the tyrS gene encoding tyrosine--tRNA ligase, whose product MTQDLLRKATPEEQFEEVTRGTVDLQVAEELKKKLERSYREGKPLIIKAGFDPNRPDLHLGHSLLLTRMRRFQDFGHTVVFLIGDFTALIGDPTGKNVTRPPLSREEVKANAETYKQQVFKVLHAERTVVRFNSEWLDALGTEGMIRLAARYSVQRMLERDDFKKRFRDNRSIALHEFLYPLLQGYDSVALKADVELGATDQLFNLLVGRQLMKEQGMEPQVIMTGPILEGLDAKLVDGKITGEKMSKSLDNYVGINEPAEQIFGKLMSITDDLMWRYYELLSARPLKEIQALKASVESGQSHPKAAKVAFAQEIASRFQGDEAGRRAAEDFEARFKNKQLDTESLPLVEVPMEGAAKLLVTKVLPETKLVASSTEARKLMAQGGVRIAGEKVTDPKAELGPGEYLVQVGKLKAARVKLT is encoded by the coding sequence ATGACCCAGGACCTGCTGCGCAAGGCGACCCCAGAAGAGCAGTTCGAGGAAGTGACTCGCGGCACCGTGGATCTCCAGGTGGCCGAGGAGCTCAAGAAGAAGCTCGAGCGCTCCTACCGCGAGGGCAAGCCACTCATCATCAAGGCGGGGTTCGATCCGAACCGGCCCGACCTTCACCTGGGGCACTCGCTGCTGCTCACGCGCATGCGGCGCTTCCAGGACTTCGGCCACACGGTGGTGTTCCTCATCGGCGACTTCACGGCGTTGATTGGCGACCCCACGGGCAAGAACGTCACCCGGCCCCCGCTGTCGCGCGAGGAAGTCAAAGCGAACGCGGAGACGTACAAGCAACAGGTCTTCAAGGTGCTGCACGCGGAGCGCACCGTGGTGCGCTTCAACTCCGAGTGGCTCGATGCCCTGGGCACCGAGGGCATGATTCGCCTGGCGGCGCGCTACTCGGTCCAGCGCATGCTGGAGCGGGACGACTTCAAGAAACGCTTCCGCGACAACCGCTCCATCGCCCTCCACGAGTTCCTGTACCCGCTCTTGCAGGGGTACGACTCGGTGGCGCTGAAGGCGGACGTGGAGCTGGGCGCGACGGATCAGCTCTTCAACCTGCTCGTGGGCCGCCAGCTCATGAAGGAGCAGGGAATGGAGCCGCAGGTCATCATGACGGGCCCCATCCTGGAGGGCCTGGACGCGAAGCTGGTGGACGGGAAGATCACCGGCGAGAAGATGTCCAAGAGCCTGGACAACTACGTGGGCATCAACGAGCCGGCGGAGCAGATCTTCGGCAAGTTGATGAGCATCACGGACGATCTGATGTGGCGCTACTACGAGCTGCTGTCGGCCCGGCCGCTCAAGGAGATTCAGGCCCTGAAGGCGTCCGTGGAGTCGGGGCAGTCGCACCCGAAGGCCGCGAAGGTGGCGTTCGCGCAGGAGATCGCCTCCCGGTTCCAGGGCGACGAGGCGGGACGGCGGGCCGCGGAGGACTTCGAGGCGCGCTTCAAGAACAAGCAGCTCGACACGGAGAGCCTCCCGCTCGTGGAAGTGCCCATGGAAGGGGCCGCGAAGCTGCTGGTCACCAAGGTGCTGCCGGAAACGAAGCTGGTGGCCTCCTCCACCGAAGCGCGCAAGCTGATGGCGCAGGGCGGCGTGCGGATAGCCGGTGAAAAGGTGACAGACCCGAAAGCCGAGCTGGGGCCTGGTGAATACCTGGTGCAGGTCGGCAAGCTGAAGGCCGCCCGGGTGAAGCTGACCTGA
- a CDS encoding tetratricopeptide repeat protein translates to MMRPSALSMAPASSITGLAVALLLVPGLAAARPLSPGPFRAEHYGQFELMLEGETLSGVQTQSGAVCSQVGKGKVLEGTLQGSVFVGWLKVCQTGNGCMPEQAYSILGFYNEDTQILMAHVRLRSGCESPVLSDKRFVLQAIPPEKAAVSAGAGAPTLAAELAGKRGNPKFELARAELEKGERYYLNKQYKEAAEAFQRSVDNDPTWSANLGLGSSQLKLGQVTAAIASLDRASKLQPNNPNILYMLGCAHAQAGSKKRALGFLRQTVDLGYELHTVIEGDPDLVRQLGNDREFQALVKRSKEKKAAFSRGISGPGTPNP, encoded by the coding sequence ATGATGCGCCCGTCCGCCCTCTCCATGGCCCCCGCGTCTTCTATAACCGGCCTCGCCGTGGCCCTGCTCCTGGTGCCTGGACTGGCCGCCGCGCGGCCTCTGTCCCCGGGGCCGTTTCGGGCCGAGCACTATGGCCAGTTCGAGCTGATGCTCGAGGGCGAGACGCTCTCGGGGGTTCAGACTCAGAGCGGGGCGGTCTGCTCCCAGGTGGGCAAGGGCAAGGTGTTGGAGGGCACCCTCCAGGGCTCGGTGTTCGTCGGGTGGCTGAAAGTTTGTCAGACCGGCAACGGCTGCATGCCGGAGCAAGCCTACTCCATCCTGGGCTTCTATAACGAGGACACCCAGATCTTGATGGCCCATGTGCGGCTTCGCAGCGGGTGCGAGTCGCCGGTGCTGAGCGACAAGCGGTTCGTTCTTCAGGCCATTCCCCCGGAGAAGGCCGCGGTCAGCGCCGGGGCGGGGGCTCCCACCCTGGCCGCCGAGCTGGCGGGCAAGCGGGGCAACCCGAAGTTCGAGCTGGCCCGCGCCGAGCTGGAGAAGGGGGAGCGGTATTACCTCAACAAGCAATACAAGGAGGCGGCGGAGGCCTTCCAGCGCAGCGTGGACAATGACCCGACCTGGTCCGCGAACCTGGGGTTGGGCTCCAGCCAGCTCAAGCTGGGGCAGGTGACGGCGGCCATCGCCTCGCTGGACCGGGCGTCCAAGCTTCAGCCGAACAACCCGAACATCCTCTACATGCTGGGCTGTGCCCATGCCCAGGCAGGCAGCAAGAAGAGGGCACTGGGCTTCCTGCGGCAGACGGTCGACCTGGGCTACGAACTGCACACAGTCATCGAGGGAGATCCCGACCTGGTCCGCCAACTGGGCAATGACCGGGAGTTTCAGGCGCTCGTGAAGCGGTCGAAAGAGAAGAAGGCGGCTTTCTCACGCGGAATCTCAGGTCCCGGAACCCCGAACCCGTGA
- a CDS encoding 5-formyltetrahydrofolate cyclo-ligase, protein MSETVAAEEAAKKQSLRDELTARRKAMTPDLIDGRGLKVQSRFLASPYYQKARTVALYAPIRGEVPTRDILIAALQDEKIVCYPLSHVHGRILSFRAIKSEAELEPGRLGVREPTNSSDLVPVDQIDLFVVPGLGFTRDGKRLGRGGGYYDATLRAASARSRRVGLGFNDQVVPWLPVNGDDVDMDLIVTESESLRGLYRDWDFLDT, encoded by the coding sequence GTGAGCGAGACGGTGGCGGCAGAAGAGGCGGCGAAGAAGCAGTCCTTGCGCGATGAGCTGACAGCACGTCGCAAGGCGATGACGCCAGACCTCATCGATGGGCGAGGGTTGAAGGTGCAGTCTCGGTTCCTGGCATCGCCGTACTATCAGAAGGCCAGGACGGTGGCGCTGTACGCGCCAATCCGAGGAGAGGTGCCGACGCGGGACATTCTGATCGCGGCGTTGCAGGACGAGAAAATCGTCTGCTACCCGCTGTCCCACGTGCATGGGCGCATTCTCTCCTTCCGGGCCATCAAATCGGAAGCCGAGCTGGAGCCGGGAAGGCTGGGGGTGCGAGAGCCCACCAACTCCTCGGATCTGGTACCGGTGGACCAGATCGATCTGTTCGTGGTGCCCGGGTTGGGCTTCACGAGAGACGGCAAGCGGCTGGGCCGGGGTGGTGGCTACTACGACGCCACCCTGCGGGCCGCGTCGGCCCGGAGCCGTCGGGTCGGTCTGGGGTTCAATGACCAGGTCGTCCCGTGGCTGCCCGTAAACGGGGACGATGTGGACATGGACCTCATCGTCACCGAGAGCGAGTCCCTGCGCGGCCTGTACCGGGACTGGGACTTTCTCGACACGTAG
- a CDS encoding serine/threonine-protein kinase — protein sequence MNPPATPRQPRVFGNYELLAQLGKGGMAEVYRAKVLSGRYEGWMVALKRLLPSLVKDPASVELFIREADLSTQLDHPNIVKVLDVGIAGDTYYIVMELVDGRDLGQILRRCKHRGIPLPVDFAVYLGKVLLDALAYAHTATGPRGDALGIVHCDVSPSNLFISRVGEIKLGDFGVARAFVDGSRDGEEVLGKPYYLSPESLRGRVTPEADLWAATVVLYELLTLERPFTGNNPEEVFFNISHRRYRPLHVLRPEIPESLEELISRGFAARAEDRFPSAEAYAQALTPHYDERVGTPLAIAAVVRGLFGTSD from the coding sequence GTGAACCCCCCCGCCACGCCCCGACAGCCCCGGGTCTTTGGCAACTACGAGCTGTTGGCACAGCTTGGAAAGGGGGGAATGGCCGAGGTGTACCGGGCCAAGGTGCTCTCGGGCCGCTACGAAGGGTGGATGGTGGCCCTGAAGCGGCTGCTCCCCTCGCTCGTGAAGGATCCCGCCTCGGTCGAGCTCTTCATCCGGGAGGCGGACCTCTCCACGCAGTTGGATCACCCCAACATCGTCAAGGTGCTGGATGTGGGGATCGCCGGCGACACCTATTACATCGTGATGGAGTTGGTGGACGGCCGGGACCTGGGACAGATCCTTCGCCGCTGCAAGCACCGGGGCATCCCGTTGCCGGTGGACTTCGCGGTGTACCTGGGCAAGGTGCTCCTCGATGCGCTGGCGTACGCGCACACCGCCACGGGCCCGCGCGGCGATGCGCTGGGCATCGTCCATTGCGACGTCTCTCCCTCCAACCTGTTCATCTCCCGGGTGGGGGAGATCAAACTCGGAGACTTCGGGGTGGCCCGGGCGTTCGTGGACGGCTCACGCGATGGCGAGGAGGTTCTGGGCAAGCCCTACTACCTGTCTCCCGAGTCGCTGCGAGGGCGCGTCACGCCGGAGGCGGACCTGTGGGCCGCCACCGTGGTGCTCTACGAGTTGCTGACCCTGGAGCGCCCCTTCACGGGCAACAACCCGGAAGAGGTGTTCTTCAACATCAGCCACCGGCGCTACCGGCCCCTCCATGTGCTGCGGCCCGAGATTCCCGAGTCCCTGGAGGAGCTCATCTCCCGAGGGTTCGCCGCGCGGGCCGAGGACCGCTTCCCCTCGGCGGAGGCTTACGCCCAGGCCCTCACGCCCCACTATGACGAGCGCGTGGGGACGCCCTTGGCCATTGCCGCCGTCGTCCGAGGCCTGTTCGGAACCAGCGACTGA
- a CDS encoding cysteine desulfurase family protein — protein sequence MIYWDHNAATPLLPEVSQALAQAILEGGSGNASSIHRAGREARGRLDAARARIARVLGCEPKEVCFTSSGSEADALALKGAFLTRKDPLRRRIVTSSIEHPAVLATMAQLEKLGAEVVRLRPGADGRVSPEAVLEALTPETALCSLMWANNETGVVQPAREAALACRKRGILFHTDAVQAVGKLPVSLREVDADLLALSAHKFGGPAGAGVLVVRKGVDLQALTPGHQEGSRRGGTQNVPYAEALSLALELSQSRQEASSAQLGALRDLFEREVQARIPGVRINGGAAPRVPNTSNLAFHGTDGEALLIALDLEGICVSSGSACASGTLSPSHVLLAMGLTPEQAHGSLRFSLGAGTTQGEVQRVVEALETHVPRARAIAARDLA from the coding sequence GTGATCTACTGGGATCACAACGCGGCCACGCCGCTGCTCCCCGAGGTCTCCCAGGCCCTCGCCCAGGCCATCCTGGAGGGGGGCTCCGGCAACGCCTCCAGCATCCACCGGGCTGGCCGTGAAGCCCGGGGGCGTCTGGACGCCGCGCGGGCCCGGATCGCCCGGGTGCTGGGGTGCGAGCCCAAGGAGGTGTGCTTCACCAGCTCGGGCTCCGAGGCGGACGCGCTGGCGCTGAAGGGCGCCTTCCTCACGCGCAAGGATCCGCTCCGGCGGCGCATCGTCACCTCCTCCATCGAACACCCGGCGGTGCTCGCCACGATGGCGCAGTTGGAGAAGCTGGGCGCGGAGGTGGTGCGGCTCCGGCCCGGCGCGGACGGCCGGGTGTCCCCCGAGGCGGTGCTGGAGGCCCTCACGCCGGAGACGGCCCTGTGCTCCTTGATGTGGGCCAACAACGAAACGGGCGTGGTGCAGCCCGCGAGGGAGGCCGCCCTCGCCTGCCGCAAGCGCGGCATTCTCTTCCACACGGACGCGGTGCAGGCGGTGGGCAAGCTGCCCGTGAGCCTGCGCGAGGTGGACGCGGACCTGCTGGCGCTCTCCGCCCACAAGTTTGGCGGGCCCGCGGGCGCGGGCGTGCTGGTGGTGCGCAAGGGCGTGGACCTCCAGGCGCTCACCCCGGGACACCAGGAAGGAAGCCGCCGGGGAGGGACGCAGAACGTGCCCTACGCGGAGGCCTTGTCGCTGGCGCTGGAGTTGTCCCAGTCCCGGCAGGAGGCCTCCAGTGCCCAACTGGGCGCACTGAGAGATCTCTTCGAGCGCGAGGTCCAAGCGCGCATCCCCGGCGTCCGCATCAACGGAGGCGCCGCGCCGCGCGTGCCCAACACCAGCAACCTGGCCTTCCACGGCACGGATGGAGAAGCCTTGCTGATCGCCTTGGATCTGGAAGGCATCTGCGTCTCCTCGGGCTCGGCCTGTGCCTCGGGGACGCTCTCCCCCTCCCATGTCCTTCTGGCCATGGGGCTCACGCCGGAGCAGGCCCACGGCTCGCTGCGCTTTTCCCTCGGCGCGGGCACCACCCAGGGCGAAGTGCAGCGCGTCGTGGAAGCGCTCGAGACCCACGTCCCCCGCGCGCGCGCCATCGCCGCCCGGGACCTGGCGTGA